The following coding sequences lie in one Caloenas nicobarica isolate bCalNic1 chromosome 13, bCalNic1.hap1, whole genome shotgun sequence genomic window:
- the CSF1R gene encoding macrophage colony-stimulating factor 1 receptor isoform X2, translating to MGPALLLLTAAGIWHGSASPVISPDLPALVVNVGDPVTLHCSGESKVEWKSRKDTFSNHTSSTLSIPKATYRDTGTYKCAYLNSSDKGIATVHLFVRAPEYGSSVTLIMDDASRLSPGTNYSFSTEKGITLYNVQSKQKGYYRCQAMINGKTEKSSRIRLIVEEAREKPVSVMMDPIDHVRIVGEPFEVTCRVIAPSHKYDIRWVTAAKSVRRTKKLSFENENYLISDILSVPLVTMEDTGTYTCIANNSAGFRNASTMLQVVERGFVFLTPVPATSQEVALGESLKLQVHIEAYPKLLHWGWEHMNPLKNSGSTTFKGQMISGNNWYNNTLFLNRLQEGEGGLYTFYALNNETNASVTFSISVKSPPRVCKIKVPANDSSILQCMAIGYPAPRIEWYHCPVHSDRYNEDYRLLLNDSSPQVVNISPFREVEVESIVPFQELGANFTFCCLAINREGNSSDMFHSLTITRSIMAPPNKLFSPILSTCIGTSVLLLLLLLFLLYKYNQKPKYQVRWKIIEACEGNNYIFIDPTQLPYNEKWEFPRNNLQFGKTLGAGAFGKVVEATAFGLGKEDSVLKVAVKMLKSSADTDEQEALMSELKIMSHLGHHENIVNLLGACTYGGPILVITEYCRYGDLLNFLRKKAESIIIQDSALDTSLDSTADYKNVDLEKKYIRSDSGFSSQGLETYVEMKPVSSSSSSASSDSVPARGKSSEEEETREDLRPLNLSDLLQFSSQVAQGMAFLASKNCIHRDLAARNVLVSDGRVAKICDFGLARDIMNDSNYVVKGNARLPVKWMAPESIFDCIYTVQSDVWSYGILLWEIFSLGKSPYPGMVVNSKFYSMVKQGYQMARPDFAPLEMYSIMQACWSLEPTQRPTFDQIGCFIQKELEVHKEQDYTNLPSPAEQDSGCDTSGCCEESCEQEESGQPLLKSNNYQFC from the exons gaTCAGCATCCCCAGTGATCAGCCCTGACCTCCCTGCTCTGGTTGTCAACGTGGGTGATCCAGTCACCTTGCACTGCTCAGGAGAGTCCAAAGTTGAATGGAAAAGCCGAAAGGATACGTTCAGCAACCACACCAGCAGCACGCTCAGTATTCCCAAGGCCACTTACAGGGATACGGGCACCTATAAGTGTGCTTATCTCAACAGCAGTGACAAGGGCATTGCAACTGTGCATCTGTTTGTGCGAG CCCCTGAGTACGGATCCAGCGTGACACTGATAATGGATGACGCCTCTCGTCTCTCACCCGGGACCAACTATTCTTTCAGTACTGAGAAAGGAATAACACTATACAATGTGCAAAGCAAGCAGAAGGGCTATTACCGATGCCAAGCAATgataaatggaaaaacagagaagtcATCAAGAATAAGACTGATTGTGGAAGAAG CACGGGAGAAGCCTGTGTCAGTGATGATGGACCCGATAGACCATGTGCGAATTGTGGGTGAACCTTTCGAAGTCACATGTAGAGTAATTGCTCCTTCCCACAAGTATGACATCAGATGGgtgacagcagcaaagagc GTCAGGAGAACTAAAAAGCTTAGCTTTGAAAATGAGAACTACTTAATCAGTGACATCCTGTCTGTTCCATTGGTGACCATGGAAGATACTGGGACATACACTTGTATAGCTAACAATTCAGCAGGATTCAGGAATGCCTCCACGATGCTTCAGGTAGTAG AGAGAGGTTTTGTGTTCCTGACGCCAGTGCCAGCCACCAGCCAGGAGGTCGCTTTGGGAGAGAGTCTGAAGCTGCAGGTCCACATTGAGGCTTACCCAAAACTTCTCCACTGGGGCTGGGAGCACATGAACCCGTTGAAGAACTCTGGGAGTACCACATTCAAGGGTCAAATGATTTCTGGAAACAACTG GTATAACAACACGCTCTTCCTGAACCGCctgcaggaaggagagggaggtcTCTATACATTTTATGCCCTCAACAATGAGACCAATGCATCAGTTACCTTCAGTATCTCTGTGAAAT CTCCTCCAAGGGTCTGCAAAATCAAGGTGCCAGCCAATGACTCCAGCATCCTTCAGTGCATGGCCATCGGCTACCCTGCCCCACGCATCGAGTGGTACCACTGCCCCGTCCACTCTGACAG ATACAATGAGGACTATAGGCTGCTACTGAATGACTCCAGTCCCCAGGTGGTGAACATATCGCCCTTCCGAGAGGTGGAAGTGGAGAGCATTGTCCCATTTCAGGAGCTGGGTGCCAATTTCACCTTCTGCTGTCTGGCCATTAACCGAGAGGGGAACTCTTCTGACATGTTTCACTCACTCACCATCACAA GAAGTATCATGGCCCCGCCAAACAAGCTCTTCAGCCCCATTCTCTCCACCTGCATAGGCACATcggtcctgctgctcctcctactcctcttcctcctctacAAGTACAACCAG AAACCCAAGTACCAGGTGCGGTGGAAGATCATTGAGGCCTGTGAAGGGAATAATTACATCTTTATTGATCCCACTCAGCTGCCATACAATGAAAAATGGGAATTTCCCAGGAATAACCTCCAGTTTG GAAAAACTCTTGGAGCAGGAGCCTTTGGAAAAGTGGTAGAAGCCACTGCTTTTGGGCTGGGCAAAGAAGATTCGGTCCTCAAAGTGGCTGTGAAGATGCTAAAGT CATCGGCAGACACAGATGAGCAGGAGGCTCTCATGTCTGAGCTGAAGATCATGAGTCACTTGGGACACCACGAGAATATTGTGAACCTGCTGGGAGCATGTACCTATGGAG GCCCAATCCTTGTTATCACTGAGTATTGTCGCTATGGAGATCTGCTGAATTTCTTGCGGAAGAAGGCTGAATCCATAATTATTCAGGATTCTGCCCTGGACACCTCTTTAGACAGCACTGCTGATTACAAAAACGTTGACCTAGAGAAGAAATACATCCGCAG TGACAGTGGCTTTTCGAGCCAGGGTTTGGAAACATATGTTGAAATGAAGCCTGTgtcatcatcatcttcttcaGCATCATCAGATTCTGTGCCAGCCAGGG GGAAAAgctcagaggaagaagaaactaGGGAAGACCTCCGTCCCCTCAATCTCTCTGACCTGCTACAGTTCTCCAGCCAGGTGGCCCAGGGCATGGCATTCCTCGCATCCAAGAAT tgcATCCACCGTGACTTAGCAGCCAGGAACGTGCTCGTATCGGATGGACGGGTAGCCAAGATCTGTGACTTCGGCCTGGCCCGTGATATCATGAATGATTCAAACTACGTTGTGAAAGGCAAC GCCCGCCTGCCTGTGAAGTGGATGGCCCCGGAGAGCATCTTCGACTGCATCTACACAGTGCAGAGCGACGTATGGTCTTACGGCATCCTGCTCTGGGAGATCTTCTCCCTTG GTAAAAGTCCATATCCTGGCATGGTGGTGAACAGCAAGTTCTACAGTATGGTGAAGCAGGGGTATCAGATGGCCAGACCTGACTTCGCTCCCTTGGAAAT GTACAGCATCATGCAGGCATGCTGGAGCCTGGAGCCCACACAGAGACCCACCTTCGATCAGATCGGCTGCTTCATTcagaaggagctggaggtgCATAAGGAGCAG GACTACACCAACCTCCCCTCCCCTGCTGAGCAAGACAGTGGCTGTGATACCTCCGGCTGCTGTGAGGAGTCCTGCGAGCAAGAGGAGAGTGGCCAGCCCCTTCTCAAGAGCAACAACTATCAGTTCTGTTAG
- the CSF1R gene encoding macrophage colony-stimulating factor 1 receptor isoform X1 → MGPALLLLTAAGIWHGSASPVISPDLPALVVNVGDPVTLHCSGESKVEWKSRKDTFSNHTSSTLSIPKATYRDTGTYKCAYLNSSDKGIATVHLFVRDPNNVWYVPTFRTFVTQGGNAELPCLITAPEYGSSVTLIMDDASRLSPGTNYSFSTEKGITLYNVQSKQKGYYRCQAMINGKTEKSSRIRLIVEEAREKPVSVMMDPIDHVRIVGEPFEVTCRVIAPSHKYDIRWVTAAKSVRRTKKLSFENENYLISDILSVPLVTMEDTGTYTCIANNSAGFRNASTMLQVVERGFVFLTPVPATSQEVALGESLKLQVHIEAYPKLLHWGWEHMNPLKNSGSTTFKGQMISGNNWYNNTLFLNRLQEGEGGLYTFYALNNETNASVTFSISVKSPPRVCKIKVPANDSSILQCMAIGYPAPRIEWYHCPVHSDRYNEDYRLLLNDSSPQVVNISPFREVEVESIVPFQELGANFTFCCLAINREGNSSDMFHSLTITRSIMAPPNKLFSPILSTCIGTSVLLLLLLLFLLYKYNQKPKYQVRWKIIEACEGNNYIFIDPTQLPYNEKWEFPRNNLQFGKTLGAGAFGKVVEATAFGLGKEDSVLKVAVKMLKSSADTDEQEALMSELKIMSHLGHHENIVNLLGACTYGGPILVITEYCRYGDLLNFLRKKAESIIIQDSALDTSLDSTADYKNVDLEKKYIRSDSGFSSQGLETYVEMKPVSSSSSSASSDSVPARGKSSEEEETREDLRPLNLSDLLQFSSQVAQGMAFLASKNCIHRDLAARNVLVSDGRVAKICDFGLARDIMNDSNYVVKGNARLPVKWMAPESIFDCIYTVQSDVWSYGILLWEIFSLGKSPYPGMVVNSKFYSMVKQGYQMARPDFAPLEMYSIMQACWSLEPTQRPTFDQIGCFIQKELEVHKEQDYTNLPSPAEQDSGCDTSGCCEESCEQEESGQPLLKSNNYQFC, encoded by the exons gaTCAGCATCCCCAGTGATCAGCCCTGACCTCCCTGCTCTGGTTGTCAACGTGGGTGATCCAGTCACCTTGCACTGCTCAGGAGAGTCCAAAGTTGAATGGAAAAGCCGAAAGGATACGTTCAGCAACCACACCAGCAGCACGCTCAGTATTCCCAAGGCCACTTACAGGGATACGGGCACCTATAAGTGTGCTTATCTCAACAGCAGTGACAAGGGCATTGCAACTGTGCATCTGTTTGTGCGAG ATCCCAATAATGTGTGGTATGTCCCAACCTTCAGGACCTTTGTGACCCAAGGTGGTAATGCTGAGCTCCCCTGTCTCATCACAGCCCCTGAGTACGGATCCAGCGTGACACTGATAATGGATGACGCCTCTCGTCTCTCACCCGGGACCAACTATTCTTTCAGTACTGAGAAAGGAATAACACTATACAATGTGCAAAGCAAGCAGAAGGGCTATTACCGATGCCAAGCAATgataaatggaaaaacagagaagtcATCAAGAATAAGACTGATTGTGGAAGAAG CACGGGAGAAGCCTGTGTCAGTGATGATGGACCCGATAGACCATGTGCGAATTGTGGGTGAACCTTTCGAAGTCACATGTAGAGTAATTGCTCCTTCCCACAAGTATGACATCAGATGGgtgacagcagcaaagagc GTCAGGAGAACTAAAAAGCTTAGCTTTGAAAATGAGAACTACTTAATCAGTGACATCCTGTCTGTTCCATTGGTGACCATGGAAGATACTGGGACATACACTTGTATAGCTAACAATTCAGCAGGATTCAGGAATGCCTCCACGATGCTTCAGGTAGTAG AGAGAGGTTTTGTGTTCCTGACGCCAGTGCCAGCCACCAGCCAGGAGGTCGCTTTGGGAGAGAGTCTGAAGCTGCAGGTCCACATTGAGGCTTACCCAAAACTTCTCCACTGGGGCTGGGAGCACATGAACCCGTTGAAGAACTCTGGGAGTACCACATTCAAGGGTCAAATGATTTCTGGAAACAACTG GTATAACAACACGCTCTTCCTGAACCGCctgcaggaaggagagggaggtcTCTATACATTTTATGCCCTCAACAATGAGACCAATGCATCAGTTACCTTCAGTATCTCTGTGAAAT CTCCTCCAAGGGTCTGCAAAATCAAGGTGCCAGCCAATGACTCCAGCATCCTTCAGTGCATGGCCATCGGCTACCCTGCCCCACGCATCGAGTGGTACCACTGCCCCGTCCACTCTGACAG ATACAATGAGGACTATAGGCTGCTACTGAATGACTCCAGTCCCCAGGTGGTGAACATATCGCCCTTCCGAGAGGTGGAAGTGGAGAGCATTGTCCCATTTCAGGAGCTGGGTGCCAATTTCACCTTCTGCTGTCTGGCCATTAACCGAGAGGGGAACTCTTCTGACATGTTTCACTCACTCACCATCACAA GAAGTATCATGGCCCCGCCAAACAAGCTCTTCAGCCCCATTCTCTCCACCTGCATAGGCACATcggtcctgctgctcctcctactcctcttcctcctctacAAGTACAACCAG AAACCCAAGTACCAGGTGCGGTGGAAGATCATTGAGGCCTGTGAAGGGAATAATTACATCTTTATTGATCCCACTCAGCTGCCATACAATGAAAAATGGGAATTTCCCAGGAATAACCTCCAGTTTG GAAAAACTCTTGGAGCAGGAGCCTTTGGAAAAGTGGTAGAAGCCACTGCTTTTGGGCTGGGCAAAGAAGATTCGGTCCTCAAAGTGGCTGTGAAGATGCTAAAGT CATCGGCAGACACAGATGAGCAGGAGGCTCTCATGTCTGAGCTGAAGATCATGAGTCACTTGGGACACCACGAGAATATTGTGAACCTGCTGGGAGCATGTACCTATGGAG GCCCAATCCTTGTTATCACTGAGTATTGTCGCTATGGAGATCTGCTGAATTTCTTGCGGAAGAAGGCTGAATCCATAATTATTCAGGATTCTGCCCTGGACACCTCTTTAGACAGCACTGCTGATTACAAAAACGTTGACCTAGAGAAGAAATACATCCGCAG TGACAGTGGCTTTTCGAGCCAGGGTTTGGAAACATATGTTGAAATGAAGCCTGTgtcatcatcatcttcttcaGCATCATCAGATTCTGTGCCAGCCAGGG GGAAAAgctcagaggaagaagaaactaGGGAAGACCTCCGTCCCCTCAATCTCTCTGACCTGCTACAGTTCTCCAGCCAGGTGGCCCAGGGCATGGCATTCCTCGCATCCAAGAAT tgcATCCACCGTGACTTAGCAGCCAGGAACGTGCTCGTATCGGATGGACGGGTAGCCAAGATCTGTGACTTCGGCCTGGCCCGTGATATCATGAATGATTCAAACTACGTTGTGAAAGGCAAC GCCCGCCTGCCTGTGAAGTGGATGGCCCCGGAGAGCATCTTCGACTGCATCTACACAGTGCAGAGCGACGTATGGTCTTACGGCATCCTGCTCTGGGAGATCTTCTCCCTTG GTAAAAGTCCATATCCTGGCATGGTGGTGAACAGCAAGTTCTACAGTATGGTGAAGCAGGGGTATCAGATGGCCAGACCTGACTTCGCTCCCTTGGAAAT GTACAGCATCATGCAGGCATGCTGGAGCCTGGAGCCCACACAGAGACCCACCTTCGATCAGATCGGCTGCTTCATTcagaaggagctggaggtgCATAAGGAGCAG GACTACACCAACCTCCCCTCCCCTGCTGAGCAAGACAGTGGCTGTGATACCTCCGGCTGCTGTGAGGAGTCCTGCGAGCAAGAGGAGAGTGGCCAGCCCCTTCTCAAGAGCAACAACTATCAGTTCTGTTAG